From Streptomyces sp. CMB-StM0423, a single genomic window includes:
- a CDS encoding NPP1 family protein, with the protein MRSSSRIRRVTAVLGGAFALVVAVPHAASAAAAAPPQALPANADGLEQTFQPAYDYDTDGCYPTPAIGPDGTVNPGLEPGGALDGGCRDAADLDNTNGYSRAKCNNGWCAVVYGLYFEKDQALPGTGLFGHRHDWEHVVVWIRNDQAQYVSTSAHGDFDTYPRDQIRWDGTHPKVVYHKDGVGTHAFRPATGNDEPPENHQGGWQFPDLVGWNGYPAGLRDKLSTTDFGSANFGLKDSSFVSHLEKALPAGIPFDPGAP; encoded by the coding sequence ATGAGGTCGAGCAGCCGGATCCGCCGCGTCACCGCCGTCCTGGGCGGCGCGTTCGCGCTCGTCGTCGCCGTACCGCACGCCGCCTCCGCGGCTGCCGCCGCACCGCCGCAGGCGCTGCCGGCCAACGCGGACGGCCTGGAGCAGACCTTCCAGCCCGCGTACGACTACGACACCGACGGCTGCTATCCCACCCCGGCCATCGGCCCCGACGGCACGGTCAACCCGGGGCTGGAGCCCGGCGGTGCGCTCGACGGCGGCTGCCGCGACGCCGCGGACCTGGACAACACCAACGGCTACTCGCGCGCGAAGTGCAACAACGGCTGGTGCGCCGTCGTCTACGGCCTCTACTTCGAGAAGGACCAGGCCCTGCCAGGCACCGGTCTCTTCGGCCACCGGCACGACTGGGAGCACGTCGTGGTCTGGATCCGGAACGACCAGGCGCAGTACGTCTCGACCTCCGCCCACGGCGACTTCGACACGTACCCCCGCGACCAGATCCGGTGGGACGGCACCCACCCCAAGGTCGTCTACCACAAGGACGGCGTCGGCACCCACGCCTTCCGCCCCGCCACCGGCAACGACGAGCCGCCGGAGAACCACCAGGGCGGCTGGCAGTTCCCCGACCTGGTGGGCTGGAACGGCTATCCCGCGGGGCTGCGCGACAAGCTCTCCACGACGGACTTCGGCAGCGCCAACTTCGGCCTCAAGGACTCCTCCTTCGTCTCCCACCTGGAGAAGGCCCTGCCCGCGGGCATCCCGTTCGACCCCGGCGCGCCGTAA
- the murA gene encoding UDP-N-acetylglucosamine 1-carboxyvinyltransferase: MTGKLWQIEPSGPLRGDVTVRGAKNAVSKHMVAAMLGSGPSTIRNAPDVGEVGITARILEHVGMKVERAEGEVTVVPAPVTDPSVDKAFTGLNRIPILLLGPLLHLTGEAFVPMVGGDPIGRRPVDFHLDALRRFGAEVELAEDGIHARAARLRGTRVDLPYPSVGATETVLLTAVRAEGRTVIRNAATEPEIVELALFLQRMGARISLYPDRRIVVEGVDALGGATTRLGGDRIEAFSYLVAGLVTGGEVRVHGCPQDRLVTPITTLARMGAQFEITDEWITASAPRTLRAAAVQTDTHPGFATDWQTPLMVLFTQAEGMSVLHETVYENRLAYVSALQGMGAEIEVYDTCLGGPACRYHDTGALHSAVVRGVSGLRGGDVTMPDIRAGFSAVLAAAVATGGSTLRGVHHIERGYHRPVEQFRALGLELRSIEE, from the coding sequence GTGACTGGGAAGCTGTGGCAGATCGAGCCGTCCGGACCGCTCCGCGGTGACGTCACCGTGCGCGGGGCGAAGAACGCGGTGAGCAAGCACATGGTGGCCGCGATGCTCGGCTCCGGGCCGAGCACCATACGCAACGCGCCCGACGTCGGCGAGGTCGGCATCACCGCCCGGATCCTGGAGCACGTGGGCATGAAGGTCGAGCGCGCCGAGGGCGAGGTCACCGTCGTGCCGGCGCCGGTGACCGACCCGAGCGTCGACAAGGCGTTCACCGGGCTCAACCGGATCCCGATCCTGCTGCTCGGGCCGCTGCTGCATCTGACCGGCGAGGCGTTCGTGCCGATGGTCGGCGGCGATCCCATCGGCCGCCGGCCCGTCGACTTCCACCTGGACGCGCTGCGCCGCTTCGGCGCCGAGGTGGAGCTGGCCGAGGACGGCATCCACGCCCGGGCCGCCCGGCTGCGCGGCACCCGCGTCGACCTGCCGTACCCCAGCGTCGGCGCCACCGAGACGGTGCTGCTCACCGCCGTACGGGCCGAGGGCCGCACCGTCATCCGCAACGCCGCGACCGAGCCGGAGATCGTCGAGCTGGCGCTGTTCCTGCAGCGCATGGGCGCGCGGATCTCGCTCTACCCGGACCGCCGGATCGTCGTCGAGGGCGTCGACGCGCTCGGCGGCGCCACCACCCGGCTCGGCGGCGACCGGATCGAGGCGTTCTCCTACCTGGTCGCCGGGCTGGTCACCGGGGGAGAGGTGCGGGTGCACGGCTGCCCGCAGGACCGGCTGGTGACGCCGATCACCACGCTGGCGCGGATGGGTGCCCAATTCGAGATCACCGACGAGTGGATCACGGCCTCGGCCCCGCGGACGCTGCGCGCCGCGGCCGTGCAGACCGACACCCACCCGGGCTTCGCCACCGACTGGCAGACGCCGCTGATGGTGCTCTTCACGCAGGCCGAGGGGATGTCGGTGCTGCACGAGACGGTGTACGAGAACCGGCTGGCGTACGTCTCCGCGCTGCAGGGCATGGGCGCCGAGATCGAGGTGTACGACACCTGCCTGGGCGGCCCCGCCTGCCGCTACCACGACACGGGCGCGCTGCACTCCGCCGTCGTGCGCGGCGTCAGCGGGCTGCGCGGCGGTGACGTCACCATGCCCGACATCCGCGCCGGGTTCTCCGCCGTGCTGGCGGCGGCGGTCGCCACCGGCGGCTCGACGCTGCGCGGGGTCCACCACATCGAGCGCGGCTACCACCGGCCCGTCGAGCAGTTCCGCGCGCTCGGCCTGGAACTGCGCAGCATCGAGGAGTAG
- a CDS encoding serine/threonine-protein kinase — MEPLEHDDPRSLGGHRILARVGAGATAVVYLGRSRGGRLVAVKVVHAERAGRPEARDHFVREVAATAAAGGVHSPPVVAADPGGRVPWMATEFVPSVSLHEAVERFGPLPVHSVRRLAAGLAEALAAVHRAGVVHRDVKPANVLLTADGPKLVDFGIAAAAEPAEPAGTPGFMSPEQVAGAVAGPPTDVYSLGSTLAYAYARGTDSGDPPGPGDDAALRELIADCRRLEPAERPTPAALGARLAAAEDPGTPPPGAAWLPAPVLAAIDAHAGEAANPPLAPAGSPRRRLLLGGVAALAAGAGAVALLSLREDDPEPGTRDNARPAAEDSAPPARKPEPAPPPPEPVPVAIALTGDGPVEEMTYAVNREPVTLKDVALPWRKTVEVPREKGKAAWSVELSHYGEVTYEIHVDGVKRMSQRSPNPGIPAAVRGAGPYSVEAGGEIAWGAPPADSNA, encoded by the coding sequence GTGGAGCCCCTTGAGCACGACGACCCCCGCTCCCTGGGCGGACACCGCATCCTGGCGCGCGTGGGCGCGGGCGCCACGGCCGTCGTCTACCTCGGCCGCTCCCGCGGCGGGCGGCTGGTGGCCGTGAAGGTCGTGCACGCCGAACGGGCCGGACGTCCCGAGGCGCGGGACCACTTCGTGCGGGAGGTCGCGGCCACCGCCGCCGCGGGCGGCGTGCACAGCCCGCCGGTCGTCGCCGCCGACCCCGGGGGCCGGGTGCCGTGGATGGCGACGGAGTTCGTGCCGTCCGTCTCGCTGCACGAGGCGGTGGAGCGGTTCGGGCCGCTGCCCGTCCACTCGGTACGCCGGCTGGCCGCCGGGCTCGCGGAGGCGCTGGCCGCGGTGCACCGCGCCGGGGTCGTCCACCGCGACGTCAAGCCCGCCAACGTGCTGCTCACCGCCGACGGGCCCAAGCTCGTCGACTTCGGCATCGCCGCCGCGGCCGAGCCCGCGGAACCCGCCGGCACCCCCGGCTTCATGTCGCCCGAGCAGGTCGCCGGCGCCGTGGCCGGACCGCCCACCGACGTGTACTCGCTCGGCTCCACCCTCGCCTACGCCTACGCCCGCGGCACCGACTCCGGCGACCCGCCAGGACCCGGGGACGACGCCGCCCTGCGCGAACTGATCGCCGACTGCCGCCGCCTGGAGCCGGCGGAACGCCCCACGCCCGCCGCGCTCGGCGCCCGCCTCGCCGCGGCCGAGGACCCCGGCACCCCGCCGCCCGGCGCCGCCTGGCTGCCCGCGCCGGTCCTCGCGGCGATCGACGCCCACGCCGGCGAGGCCGCCAACCCGCCGCTCGCACCGGCCGGTTCCCCGCGCCGCCGGCTGCTCCTCGGCGGCGTCGCGGCCCTCGCGGCAGGCGCCGGGGCCGTCGCCCTGCTCAGCCTGCGCGAGGACGACCCGGAGCCCGGGACGCGGGACAACGCCCGCCCCGCGGCGGAGGACTCCGCCCCGCCCGCCCGGAAACCCGAGCCCGCCCCGCCGCCGCCCGAGCCGGTCCCGGTCGCGATCGCCCTGACCGGCGACGGACCCGTCGAGGAGATGACGTACGCCGTCAACCGCGAGCCCGTGACGCTGAAAGACGTCGCGCTGCCCTGGCGCAAGACCGTCGAGGTCCCCCGGGAGAAGGGCAAGGCGGCCTGGAGCGTCGAACTGTCCCACTACGGCGAGGTCACCTACGAGATCCACGTCGACGGCGTCAAGAGGATGTCCCAGCGCTCGCCGAACCCCGGCATACCCGCCGCCGTGCGCGGTGCGGGACCGTACAGCGTCGAGGCCGGCGGCGAGATCGCCTGGGGCGCCCCGCCCGCCGACTCGAACGCCTAG
- a CDS encoding ATP-binding protein, which produces MGFGFGQRRGGELPVELTGFVGRTEEIALIRAELARSRLVTLAGPGGVGKSRTAMRAATGLTARFPDGVWLAELSGLRDPELLLTSLAAVLELPEQPGMGTLDAMVAHLRERRLLIVLDTCEHLLDACAMLSDVLLREAPGVSVLATSRQPLDVPGERCLTIAPLDPADSLELFVQRAASVVPGFAVTDANREQLLALVGRLDGMPLALELAAVRLRAVPLAELASRLDRRFEVLTGGRRTAHTRHQTLRTAIGWSHELCTAHERLLWARLSVFAGSFDVSAAERVCAGGKLAREDVLPALIGLVDKSVVQRTGEDGDRYRLLDSIREYGADWLARAGDVEAVRERHLASMRELGQRFWDELLTPAQLGLHAAVRDRIADLRVAMAYAYDTPERARDGLWLAAQLAPYWRAAGTLSEGRHWIDKGLDLAPAVCEERAWGLLMTGIFGIWTADLPTAAERFPLARDAADRAGSERVGRFADAYLGALTALGGEVDEGLAALAEARQRIVAARDGLGMGVVHYEEALLRAVLGDTGQALRLCEAGLGYLEGTGDRQLFASTLVIQGAIQWLAGEYETSLEPLHRGLEAAGEIGEALIVALACLALSWHAAREERYVKAAWLLGYAENTRRLSGDPVSMLPSLLEEQESVEKAVAEALGAEEFVRWRGRGARLPGAAVLAAVRADADEPPGAAATDPAARALPEADGRTAAPALTRREREVAALVAQGLSNREVAEHLVISKRTADAHVEHIFAKLGITSRREIPAVLE; this is translated from the coding sequence ATGGGATTCGGCTTCGGCCAGCGGCGCGGCGGAGAACTCCCCGTGGAGCTCACCGGCTTCGTCGGCAGGACGGAGGAGATCGCCCTGATCCGCGCCGAGTTGGCGCGGTCCCGGCTCGTCACGCTGGCCGGCCCCGGCGGGGTCGGCAAGAGCCGTACGGCGATGCGCGCCGCCACCGGGCTCACCGCCCGCTTCCCCGACGGCGTATGGCTGGCGGAGCTGTCGGGGCTGCGGGATCCCGAGCTGCTGCTCACCTCCCTCGCCGCGGTGCTGGAGCTGCCGGAGCAGCCGGGCATGGGCACGCTGGACGCGATGGTGGCGCATCTGCGCGAGCGCCGGCTGCTGATCGTCCTCGACACCTGCGAGCACCTGCTGGACGCCTGCGCGATGCTCTCCGACGTGCTGCTGCGCGAGGCCCCGGGCGTGAGCGTGCTCGCCACCAGCCGGCAGCCGCTCGACGTGCCGGGCGAGCGCTGCCTGACGATAGCGCCGCTGGATCCCGCCGACTCGCTGGAGCTGTTCGTGCAGCGCGCGGCGTCCGTGGTGCCGGGCTTCGCGGTCACCGACGCCAACCGCGAGCAGTTGCTCGCGCTCGTCGGCCGGCTCGACGGGATGCCGCTGGCGCTGGAGCTGGCCGCGGTACGGCTGCGGGCGGTGCCGCTCGCGGAGCTGGCCAGCCGGCTCGACCGCCGCTTCGAGGTGCTGACCGGCGGCCGGCGCACCGCCCACACCCGGCACCAGACGCTCCGTACCGCCATCGGCTGGTCCCACGAGCTGTGCACCGCGCACGAGCGGCTGCTGTGGGCCCGGCTGTCGGTCTTCGCCGGCTCCTTCGACGTCTCGGCCGCGGAGCGGGTGTGCGCGGGCGGCAAGCTGGCGCGCGAGGACGTGCTGCCCGCGCTGATCGGGCTCGTCGACAAGTCCGTGGTCCAGCGCACCGGCGAGGACGGCGACCGCTACCGGCTGCTGGACTCCATCCGCGAGTACGGCGCCGACTGGCTGGCCCGCGCCGGCGACGTCGAGGCCGTACGCGAGCGGCATCTGGCATCCATGCGGGAGCTGGGGCAGCGCTTCTGGGACGAGCTGCTGACCCCCGCGCAGCTCGGACTGCACGCGGCCGTACGGGACCGGATCGCCGACCTCCGGGTGGCCATGGCCTACGCGTACGACACCCCCGAGCGGGCCCGCGACGGCCTGTGGCTGGCGGCGCAGCTCGCGCCGTACTGGCGCGCCGCCGGCACCCTGTCCGAGGGCAGGCACTGGATCGACAAGGGGCTCGACCTGGCCCCCGCGGTCTGCGAGGAGCGGGCCTGGGGCCTGCTGATGACCGGGATCTTCGGGATCTGGACGGCCGACCTGCCGACGGCGGCGGAGCGCTTCCCGCTGGCGCGGGACGCCGCGGACCGGGCGGGGTCGGAGCGCGTCGGCCGGTTCGCCGACGCGTATCTGGGGGCGCTGACGGCGCTGGGCGGCGAGGTCGACGAGGGCCTGGCGGCACTGGCGGAGGCGCGGCAGCGGATCGTGGCGGCCCGGGACGGCCTGGGGATGGGGGTCGTGCACTACGAGGAGGCGCTGCTGCGCGCAGTGCTGGGCGACACCGGCCAGGCGCTGCGGCTCTGCGAGGCGGGCCTCGGGTATCTGGAGGGCACGGGCGACCGGCAGTTGTTCGCCTCCACGCTGGTGATCCAGGGCGCCATCCAGTGGCTCGCCGGGGAGTACGAGACGAGCCTGGAGCCGCTGCACCGGGGGCTGGAGGCCGCGGGCGAGATCGGCGAGGCGCTGATCGTGGCGCTGGCGTGCCTCGCGCTGTCCTGGCACGCCGCCCGCGAGGAGCGGTACGTCAAGGCCGCCTGGCTGCTCGGCTACGCGGAGAACACCCGGCGCCTCAGCGGCGACCCGGTGAGCATGCTGCCGTCGCTGCTGGAGGAGCAGGAGTCGGTGGAGAAGGCGGTGGCCGAGGCGCTGGGCGCCGAGGAGTTCGTACGGTGGCGCGGGCGCGGGGCGCGGCTGCCGGGGGCGGCGGTCCTCGCGGCGGTACGGGCCGACGCGGACGAGCCCCCCGGCGCGGCGGCGACGGACCCCGCGGCGAGGGCGCTGCCGGAGGCGGACGGCAGGACCGCGGCGCCCGCCCTGACGCGGCGGGAGCGCGAAGTGGCCGCGCTGGTCGCCCAGGGGCTGTCCAACCGGGAGGTCGCGGAGCACCTGGTGATCTCCAAGCGGACGGCGGACGCACACGTGGAGCACATCTTCGCCAAGCTGGGGATCACCTCGCGCCGCGAGATCCCCGCCGTCCTGGAGTAG
- a CDS encoding GNAT family N-acetyltransferase has translation MTITYEWRGEFGNADVNVLHAEGFHHRVLDIDWRAQLDRHSLGWVCARDGDALVGFVNVAWDGGVHAFVLDTVVPAARRREGIGAALVAAAVAGARAAGCEWLHVDFDDELRPFYFDGCGFEPTAAGLIPLTG, from the coding sequence ATGACGATCACGTACGAGTGGCGCGGCGAGTTCGGCAACGCCGACGTCAACGTCCTGCATGCCGAGGGCTTCCACCACCGGGTCCTGGACATCGACTGGCGCGCGCAACTGGACCGGCACAGCCTCGGCTGGGTGTGCGCCCGGGACGGCGATGCGCTCGTCGGCTTCGTCAACGTCGCCTGGGACGGCGGCGTGCACGCCTTCGTCCTGGACACGGTGGTGCCCGCGGCACGGCGGCGCGAGGGCATCGGCGCCGCCCTGGTCGCGGCGGCGGTGGCAGGTGCCCGCGCGGCCGGGTGCGAGTGGCTGCACGTCGACTTCGACGACGAGTTGCGCCCGTTCTACTTCGACGGCTGCGGCTTCGAGCCGACGGCCGCGGGCCTCATCCCGCTGACCGGCTGA